In a single window of the Larimichthys crocea isolate SSNF chromosome XVII, L_crocea_2.0, whole genome shotgun sequence genome:
- the gpr52 gene encoding G-protein coupled receptor 52 yields the protein MNQSELTTDPVLTANRSHGDFFPGRASNHSCPLGWGLNEGLEACVLETAVIVLLTVLIIAGNLTVIFVFHCAPLLHHYTTSYFIQTMAYADLLVGLSCLVPTLSLLHYPAGVQEPITCQVFSYVISVLKSVSMACLACISVDRYLAITKPLSYNQLVTPCRLRGCITLIWVYSSLVFLPSFFGWGKPGYHGDIFEWCAHSWPTSALFTGFVVCLLYAPAALVVCFTYYHIFRICQQHNREISERRARFPSQEMEAGDGGGGGHHGGHGPDRRYAMVLFRITSVFYMLWLPYIIYFLLESSHVLDSPALSFITTWLAISNSFCNCVIYSLSNSVFRLGMRRLSQTMCSFSHCAADDRDFGEPKPRKRANSCSI from the coding sequence ATGAACCAGTCTGAACTGACAACGGACCCGGTGCTCACTGCCAACAGGAGCCATGGAGACTTCTTTCCTGGCAGGGCCTCCAACCACTCATGTCCCTTAGGCTGGGGACTGAATGAAGGCCTAGAGGCTTGCGTCCTGGAGACTGCCGTCATCGTACTTCTGACTGTGCTCATTATTGCAGGGAACTTGACGGTGATCTTTGTGTTCCACTGTGCCCCTTTGCTACACCACTACACCACCAGCTACTTCATCCAGACCATGGCCTACGCTGACCTGCTGGTAGGTCTTAGCTGTCTGGTACCTACCCTGTCTCTGCTCCACTACCCAGCAGGTGTCCAGGAGCCCATCACATGCCAGGTCTTCAGCTATGTCATCTCTGTTCTGAAGAGCGTTTCAATGGCCTGCTTGGCCTGTATCAGTGTGGACCGTTACCTGGCCATAACTAAACCACTATCTTATAACCAACTGGTGACGCCATGTCGGCTACGAGGTTGCATCACCCTAATCTGGGTCTACTCCAGCCTGGTTTTCCTGCCCTCCTTCTTTGGGTGGGGTAAGCCAGGATATCATGGGGACATTTTTGAGTGGTGCGCTCACTCTTGGCCCACCTCTGCCCTCTTTACAGGCTTTGTGGTGTGTTTGCTGTATGCACCTGCTGCACTTGTGGTTTGCTTTACCTATTACCATATCTTTCGCATTTGCCAGCAACACAACCGAGAGATCAGTGAACGGCGGGCACGTTTCCCCAGCCAGGAGATGGAGGCTGGTGATGGGGGTGGCGGTGGGCATCACGGAGGGCATGGACCAGATCGTCGCTATGCGATGGTGCTCTTCCGCATCACCAGTGTTTTCTATATGCTTTGGCTGCCCTACATAATCTACTTCCTGCTCGAGAGCTCCCATGTGCTGGATAGCCCTGCCCTCTCCTTCATCACCACCTGGCTGGCCATCAGCAACAGCTTTTGCAACTGTGTCATCTACAGCCTGTCTAATAGTGTGTTCCGACTGGGCATGCGTAGGCTCTCGCAGACGATGTGCTCCTTTAGCCACTGTGCGGCAGATGACAGGGACTTTGGGGAGCCTAAACCAAGGAAGAGGGCAAACTCGTGCTCCATCTGA